From a single Mangifera indica cultivar Alphonso chromosome 19, CATAS_Mindica_2.1, whole genome shotgun sequence genomic region:
- the LOC123203115 gene encoding sugar transporter ERD6-like 6, with protein sequence MSSREETEDGNLRKPLLHTGSWYRMGSRQTSIMGSSKVIRESSISVVACVLIVALGPIQFGFTAGYSSPTQDAITEDLRLSVSEYSWFGSLSNVGAMVGAIASGQIAEYIGRKGSLMIAAIPNIIGWLIISFAKDTSFLYMGRILEGFGVGIFSYTVPVYIAEISPQNLRGALGSVNQLSVTLGIMLAYLLGLFVQWRILAALGILPGIILIPALFFIPESPRWLAQMGMTEDFESSLQVLRGFDADISVEVNEIKRSVASSTRRTTVRMAELKQRRYYLPLTIGIGLLIFQQLSGVNAVIFYSSTIFESAGITSSNVATLGIGAIQVLATCVTIWLVDKLGRRLLLIISTSGMTASLLIVAASFYGKDFVSEDSGIYTILGIFAVVGVVAMIITYSLGVGPLPWLIMSEILPPNIKGLAGSIATLSNWFFCWVVTMTANLLLTWSTGGTFTIYMAISAFSVAFAAVWVPETKGKTLEDIQRSFR encoded by the exons ATGAGTTCCAGAGAAGAAACTGAGGATGGGAATTTACGGAAACCACTCTTGCATACAGGAAGCTGGTACCGAATGGGTTCAAGGCAAACCAGTATTATGGGGTCTTCCAAGGTCATTCGTGAAAGTTCCATCTCTGTCGTAGCTTGCGTTCTTATTGTGGCTTTGGGTCCTATCCAGTTCGGTTTCACT GCTGGTTATTCATCACCTACACAAGATGCAATCACTGAGGATCTTCGCCTCTCTGTTTCAGAA TATTCTTGGTTCGGTTCTTTATCTAATGTGGGTGCCATGGTGGGAGCAATAGCCAGTGGCCAGATTGCTGAGTATATTGGGCGAAAAGGG TCTTTGATGATTGCTGCTATCCCCAATATCATCGGCTGGCTCATAATATCTTTTGCCAAA GATACATCTTTTCTTTACATGGGGCGAATATTGGAAGGTTTTGGTGTAGGAATTTTCTCTTATACG GTGCCTGTATACATAGCTGAGATTTCTCCTCAGAACCTGAGAGGCGCCTTGGGTTCAGTGAATCAG CTCTCTGTCACCCTTGGAATAATGCTAGCTTATCTGCTGGGGCTTTTTGTTCAATGGAGAATACTTGCAGCTTTAG gAATATTGCCAGGAATAATATTGATACCTGCCTTGTTTTTCATTCCTGAGTCTCCAAGGTGGCTG GCGCAAATGGGGATGACAGAAGATTTTGAATCTTCTTTGCAAGTCTTGCGGGGATTTGATGCTGATATTTCTGTTGAAGTGAATGAAATAAAG AGGTCTGTAGCTTCATCAACCAGAAGAACAACAGTCCGAATGGCAGAACTCAAACAGAGAAGATATTATTTACCTTTGACG ATTGGAATTGGACTACTTATATTTCAGCAGCTCAGTGGAGTAAATGCTGTTATATTCTATTCCAGTACCATTTTTGAATCAGCTG GGATCACATCAAGTAATGTGGCTACTTTAGGGATTGGAGCTATCCAG GTCCTTGCTACTTGCGTAACTATATGGTTAGTGGACAAATTGGGACGCAGGCTTCTACTTATT ATTTCCACAAGTGGAATGACAGCGAGCCTTCTAATTGTTGCAGCTTCATTCTATGGAAAG GATTTTGTATCGGAAGATTCTGGTATTTATACCATACTGGGCATCTTTGCTGTAGTTGGAGTTGTG gCCATGATAATCACCTACTCTCTTGGGGTTGGACCTCTACCTTGGCTTATAATGTCTGAG ATTCTTCCACCCAATATAAAGGGCCTTGCTGGAAGCATAGCCACTCTTTCTAACTGGTTTTTTTGCTGGGTGGTCACCATGACTGCAAACTTGCTACTAACTTGGAGCACCGGAg GAACCTTTACCATATACATGGCCATCAGTGCTTTTTCTGTGGCGTTTGCGGCCGTTTGGGTCCCTGAGACCAAAGGGAAAACTCTAGAGGATATTCAGCGCTCCTTCAGATGA